Proteins from one Pseudoliparis swirei isolate HS2019 ecotype Mariana Trench chromosome 22, NWPU_hadal_v1, whole genome shotgun sequence genomic window:
- the mex3a gene encoding RNA-binding protein MEX3A, with protein sequence MPSLLVLAGIMEKNGGFAGDLAGSGFGGDGLLVPPDDEEDDSRALRVALGQLSLLGLGEGEDGGGGGGGGGGAPTPGGVQDRSNNNNNHHNHTNNGGGGIGDAAILQGKSKLCALYESASETKGRGCNITECVPVPSSEHVAEIVGRQGCKIKALRAKTNTYIKTPVRGEEPVFLITGRKEDVALARREIISAAEHFSMLRASRNKLGVSFSGSPPTPLPGQTTIQVRVPYRVVGLVVGPKGSTIKRIQQQTCTYIVTPSRDRDPVFEITGSPSNAERAREEIEAHIAFRTGGLHDHNNENDCLGPNGGGGSPVGCGGLESRLQQVWGLQGGQRKPLTSSYRQNFSDAMVVGGDGGGGGGGIYSKSNFSGSGEKPCSYFGSEGTAQSWGDPDYPKQVAFYAQQRSKSFGGLPLPLTRLSPGLSESCGGGGGCNNNNNSSVGSIVSVCGGGSPHAQARRAHSEPTSAGDGCFSGRLPVPDSPPMSARDCMTCFESKVTAALVPCGHNLFCMECAIRICELNHPECPVCHTQVTQAIRIFS encoded by the exons ATGCCTAGCCTGCTGGTTCTAGCAGGGATCATGGAGAAAAACGGGGGCTTCGCCGGGGATCTGGCCGGCTCCGGCTTCGGGGGCGACGGTCTCCTCGTGCCGCccgacgacgaggaggacgacTCCCGCGCCCTCCGGGTCGCGCTGGGCCAGTTGTCTCTGCTGGGGCTCGGGGAAGGCGAGgacggaggcggcggcggaggaggcggcggcggagccCCGACACCGGGAGGAGTGCAGGACCGgagtaacaataacaacaaccaccacaaccacacgaacaacggcggcggcggcatcgGGGACGCGGCGATCCTGCAAGGGAAGAGCAAGTTGTGCGCGCTGTACGAGAGCGCGAGCGAGACGAAGGGACGCGGCTGCAACATCACGGAGTGCGTCCCGGTGCCCAGCTCCGAGCATGTGGCCGAGATAGTGGGGAGACaag GTTGTAAGATCAAAGCCCTGCGAGCCAAGACCAACACCTACATCAAGACGccggtgagaggggaggagcctgtgttCCTCATCACGGGCCGCAAGGAGGACGTGGCGCTGGCCCGCCGCGAGATCATCTCGGCCGCCGAGCACTTCTCCATGCTGCGGGCGTCCCGCAACAAGCTGGGCGTGTCCTTCAGCGGCTCGCCGCCCACGCCGCTGCCGGGCCAGACCACCATCCAGGTGAGGGTGCCGTACCGCGTGGTGGGGCTGGTCGTGGGGCCCAAGGGCTCCACCATCAAGCGCATCCAGCAGCAGACGTGCACGTACATCGTCACGCCGAGCCGCGACCGCGACCCCGTCTTCGAGATCACGGGCTCGCCGAGCAACGCCGAGAGGGCCCGCGAGGAGATCGAGGCGCACATCGCCTTCCGAACGGGGGGCCTGCACGACCACAACAACGAGAACGACTGCCTGGGGCccaacggcggcggcggcagcccGGTGGGCTGCGGCGGTCTGGAGAGCCGGCTGCAGCAGGTGTGGGGGCTGCAGGGGGGCCAGCGCAAGCCGCTCACCAGCAGCTACCGCCAGAACTTCTCCGACGCCATGGTGGTGGGaggcgacggcggcggcggcggcggcgggatcTACAGCAAGAGCAACTTCTCGGGCTCCGGGGAGAAGCCGTGCTCTTACTTCGGGTCGGAGGGCACCGCCCAGAGCTGGGGCGACCCCGACTACCCCAAGCAGGTGGCCTTCTACGCCCAGCAGCGCTCCAAGAGCTTCGGGGGCCTCCCGCTGCCGCTCACCAGACTCTCCCCCGGCTTGTCCGAgtcctgcggcggcggcggcgggtgcaacaacaacaacaactcgtCGGTGGGCAGCATCGTGTCCGTTTGCGGCGGCGGCTCGCCTCACGCCCAGGCACGCCGCGCCCACAGCGAGCCCACCTCGGCCGGAGACGGGTGTTTCTCCGGCCGCCTGCCCGTGCCGGACTCGCCGCCGATGAGCGCGCGGGACTGCATGACGTGCTTCGAGAGCAAAGTGACGGCCGCCCTGGTGCCGTGCGGCCACAACCTGTTCTGCATGGAGTGCGCCATCCGGATCTGTGAGCTCAACCACCCCGAGTGCCCGGTGTGCCACACCCAGGTCACTCAGGCCATCCGAATATTCTCTTAA